The genome window GTGATAGACAGGCGGCAAGGCACGAGACGAAACCGAAGCTCCAGACCGATTGCAACATCCGGAAGGCTCGCTGGTTGACGGGACGAGGCCGGGAGGACGTTTGGGGTGTCGACCCGGTAATCCTTTCATCGTACACGGCTGTCGGTTCGGGGACAGCCCGTTGCCATTGGTGGAGGCGCCTTAGGTCCACCGGGTCCAGGGGCACCCTGGTCAGGGGGTGCAGGGGGCAGAATGCCTCTTGCCCGCCGGAGGCCTGGCCGTCGAGAGATATCTGTAGGTGGGCGTGTCCAAACGCGGACACCGTGTCGTATGCCCCCACATTGAAGACGCGGGGATTGCAAAGCAAGCGGTTTGGTTTGAGGGAGTCCTCAACGCCGGTTCCACAAAGGGGACGTCCGTTGTGTCCCACGGTTCCTCATGGAAGTGCCTCCGGCGGCAAGGGGGCGAGGCCCCCTTGACCCCGGTTGCCGTGGCACGTTGGGCTCGAGCCGGCATAGCCGTGCCGGCAAGGACGCGGTGGGTTTATGCACCCAGCGAAGACCGTAGACGGGCCAGCTGATCCTCAACTTCCGCCAACCGCGATTCCAGATCCGCGATCCGGTCCTTGAGAGACTCGACATCCGCAGAGCGGGGAGCAGGGGCCACCGGAGAAGGAGCCGCAGCGGGCGCTGGAGACGAAGTCCGCTCCACCGGCCCTTCCTCCTGATACGTCATCCGCCGGTTCTCAGTCTCCTCATAGAACGTGTGATCCAGCTCGACTCCGCGGCGATCCAGCGGCCCGTTGGTCTGGATCCACCCCTGATCCTGCATTCCCTTGAGCTCGCGCCGGAGGTCTTCGAGAGACTCAATGGCATACATCCGGCTCGCCCGAGCACGAAGCTCGCCAACCTGCTGGCGTCCGCGTAGAAGCAGTTCCCCCAGAATCGCCAGCTGCTCTTCGGAGATCGCAATCCGCTTGCGGACGTAGTGGCGGAAGCGCTCGGTCCGGCCACCGTCGGTGTGGACCGTCGCCACCAGCCCCATGCCGCGAAGCTCGTCGAGAGCCTCCTCGATCGCCTCCTCCGGGTAGTTCGTGACGGGGTCCCGGTTGTTCTTCTGGTTGCACCCCGATGTCGCCGCTTTCAACGTCAGCGGATACTGGTCCGGCGTCGTGAAGCCCTTCTCGATCAGGACCCCCAGTACTCGGCGGGCGCACC of Planctomyces sp. SH-PL14 contains these proteins:
- a CDS encoding YceH family protein; the protein is MSDANSSEVSNEPLPTSFGRCARRVLGVLIEKGFTTPDQYPLTLKAATSGCNQKNNRDPVTNYPEEAIEEALDELRGMGLVATVHTDGGRTERFRHYVRKRIAISEEQLAILGELLLRGRQQVGELRARASRMYAIESLEDLRRELKGMQDQGWIQTNGPLDRRGVELDHTFYEETENRRMTYQEEGPVERTSSPAPAAAPSPVAPAPRSADVESLKDRIADLESRLAEVEDQLARLRSSLGA